From Anopheles coluzzii chromosome 3, AcolN3, whole genome shotgun sequence, the proteins below share one genomic window:
- the LOC120958202 gene encoding protein FAM8A1: MAENQDTIKEKQDSGPVDGGPQLDLTKSSKQIYFELLRTWVYHAEMQNHLHAHFPYYLMNNYPQLFQLNNGQAAGPGMMGQFMSGAGTAAANGGGTSAPGSGTGQGTNGAGNRGRTETTDPTRPDDAINRHGGYEYVIAPLWKRFAAEAIDIAIIFLLKIMTTLAFIDAFEIDLLYMDLDAIRNSFEEDYTELLSFTSELIFLEIGIKIAVCIYEAVWTAHVQVIPGSATPGKMLMGLRIVYAESVAVLEPQPQPGLLSNQVPLRALLYPGTTPSFGRAFARAVVKNVVIAFFFPMCLLLLCFRQNRSIYDVMTKTVVVEDNPNPVLRRR, encoded by the exons ATGGCCGAAAATCAGGACACAATCAAAGAGAAGCAAGACAGCGGTCCCGTCGACGGTGGGCCGCAGCTGGATCTGACCAAATCGTCCAAACAGATTTACTTCGAGCTGCTGCGAACATGGGTGTACCATGCGGAAATGCAGAACCACCTGCACGCCCACTTCCCCTACTACCTGATGAACAACTATCCGCAGCTGTTTCAGCTAAACAACGGGCAGGCGGCTGGACCCGGCATGATGGGACAGTTTATGAGCGGTGCGGGCACAGCAGCGGCGAACGGCGGGGGAACGTCGGCGCCCGGAAGCGGTACCGGACAGGGCACGAATGGTGCCGGAAACCGGGGGCGTACGGAAACGACCGATCCCACCCGACCGGATGATG CAATCAACCGTCACGGTGGATATGAGTACGTAATTGCCCCGCTGTGGAAACGCTTTGCCGCCGAAGCCATCGATATTGCGATAATCTTTCTCCTCAAGATAATGACCACGCTCGCGTTTATAGATGCGTTCGAAATCGATCT CCTGTACATGGACCTGGACGCGATTCGCAACTCGTTTGAGGAGGACTACACCGAGCTGCTGTCGTTCACCTCGGAGCTGATCTTTCTCGAGATCGGTATCAAGATAGCGGTGTGCATCTACGAGGCCGTGTGGACGGCCCACGTGCAGGTCATACCGGGCAGCGCGACGCCCGGCAAGATGCTGATGGGGCTGCGGATCGTGTACGCGGAATCGGTGGCCGTGCTCGAGCCGCAACCGCAGCCCGGCCTGCTTAGCAATCAGGTGCCGCTGCGGGCGCTGCTCTACCCGGGCACGACGCCCAGCTTTGGCCGTGCGTTTGCCCGGGCCGTGGTGAAGAACGTCGTGATAGCGTTCTTCTTCCCGAtgtgtctgctgctgctgtgcttcCGGCAGAACCGCTCGATCTACGACGTGATGACCAAAACGGTCGTGGTGGAGGACAATCCCAATCCGGTGCTGAGACGCCGCtag